One Pelodiscus sinensis isolate JC-2024 chromosome 24, ASM4963464v1, whole genome shotgun sequence DNA segment encodes these proteins:
- the RBM42 gene encoding RNA-binding protein 42 isoform X1 has protein sequence MAAPPAPPPAGGAPAPAPAPAPGPAGGAAAAGGAKSGEERLKEMEAEMALFEQEVLGAPVSLPPGAPVVEAVPVALAVPAVPAVPPVPVIRPIIATNTYQQVQQSLEARAAAAATVVAPIVAPPVPFVGPVNFSAGERCRIDSPESRSPLFIRRAVVPPQRPPILRPAFVPHVLQRSAGAPRPLAMRPPHHPAMVGPPMPGPQGPQMMMGPPMQRPPGPPLGPIGPMRTGPPVGPGVPVGPITPLMSVPRPPVMAAPKINPMVIQAAPTVYSAPPVKKQEEELREPPPPVVVEEKEPCGLEEAMIGPSMPEMEPVMPEVRVLPPLRMPELGPIRGRRPRGPEAGFAPMEPMVEPVVEDKKKTRQEKLKRCIRTAAGSCWEDSSLLEWDPDDFRIFCGDLGNEVNDDILARAFSRYPSFLKAKVIRDKRTGKTKGYGFVSFKDPNDYVRAMREMNGKYVGSRPIKLRKSMWKDRNIDVVRKKQKEKKKLGLR, from the exons ATGGCGGctccgcctgccccgccccccgccggggGGGCTCCGGCCCCGGCACCCGCCCCGGCACCCGGCCCCGCCGGGGGAGCCGCGGCTGCGGGGGGCGCCAAGAGCGGGGAGGAGCGACTGAAAGAGATGGAGGCGGAGATGGCGCT GTTtgagcaggaggtgctgggggcccCTGTTTCCCTCCCTCCTGGGGCTCCAGTGGTTGAGGCTGTTCCAGTAGCTCTGGCAGTGCCAGCTGTGCCCGCGGTGCCCCCAGTCCCAGTGATCCGGCCCATTATTGCCACCAACACCTACCAGCAG GTCCAGCAGAGCTTAGAAGCCCGAGCGGCTGCTGCAGCCACCGTTGTGGCCCCCATTGTTGCCCCCCCGGTGCCGTTTGTGGGACCAG TGAACTTCAGCGCTGGCGAGAGGTGCCGGATTGACAGCCCCGAGAGCCGAAGCCCCCTCTTCATCCGCAGGGCAG TTGTCCCTCCACAGAGGCCTCCCATCCTTCGGCCAGCCTTTGTGCCTCACGTCCTGCAGCGATCCG caGGTGCTCCCAGGCCCCTGGCAATGCGCCCGCCTCACCACCCTGCTATGGTGGGGCCCCCCATGCCCGGTCCCCAGGGCCCACAGATGATGATGGGCCCCCCCATGCAAAGGCCCCCTGGCCCACCCCTAGGGCCCATAGGACCGATGAGGACTGGCCCTCCG GTGGGACCCGGGGTCCCCGTCGGGCCGATCACACCTCTCATGTCGGTTCCCCGCCCCCCCGTCATGGCCGCTCCGAAGATAAACCCCATGGTGATCCAGGCAGCCCCCACCGTGTATTCTGCCCCACCCGTGAAAAAGCAGGag gaggagttgcgggagCCACCCCCACCAGTCGTGGTGGAGGAGAAGGAGCCatgtgggctggaggaggctatGATCGGCCCCAGCATGCCCGAGATGGAGCCTGTGATGCCAGAGGTCAGGGTCCTGCCGCCACTGCGAATGCCAGAGCTGGGGCCCATCCGGGGGCGGCGGCCCAGGGGCCCCGAAGCCGGATTTGCACCAATGGAG cccatggTGGAGCCAGTAGTTGAGGACAAAAAGAAAACCAGGCAGGAGAAGCTGAAGCGCTGCATTCGCAcggcagctgggagctgctgggaggATTCCAGCTTGCTGGAGTGGGACCCTG ACGACTTCCGGATCTTCTGCGGGGACCTGGGCAACGAAGTGAACGACGACATCCTGGCCAGGGCCTTCAGCCGCTACCCGTCCTTCCTCAAAGCCAAGGTGATCCGGGACAAGCGCACCGGCAAGACCAAAGGCTACGGCTTCGTCAGCTTCAAGGACCCCAACGACTATGTCCGCGCCATGCGTGAGATGAACG GGAAGTACGTGGGCAGCCGCCCCATCAAGCTGCGCAAGAGCATGTGGAAGGATCGCAACATCGACGTGGTGCGCAAGAAGCAGAAAGAGAAGAAGAAGCTGGGCCTGAGATag
- the RBM42 gene encoding RNA-binding protein 42 isoform X4 gives MAAPPAPPPAGGAPAPAPAPAPGPAGGAAAAGGAKSGEERLKEMEAEMALFEQEVLGAPVSLPPGAPVVEAVPVALAVPAVPAVPPVPVIRPIIATNTYQQVQQSLEARAAAAATVVAPIVAPPVPFVGPVVPPQRPPILRPAFVPHVLQRSGAPRPLAMRPPHHPAMVGPPMPGPQGPQMMMGPPMQRPPGPPLGPIGPMRTGPPVGPGVPVGPITPLMSVPRPPVMAAPKINPMVIQAAPTVYSAPPVKKQEEELREPPPPVVVEEKEPCGLEEAMIGPSMPEMEPVMPEVRVLPPLRMPELGPIRGRRPRGPEAGFAPMEPMVEPVVEDKKKTRQEKLKRCIRTAAGSCWEDSSLLEWDPDDFRIFCGDLGNEVNDDILARAFSRYPSFLKAKVIRDKRTGKTKGYGFVSFKDPNDYVRAMREMNGKYVGSRPIKLRKSMWKDRNIDVVRKKQKEKKKLGLR, from the exons ATGGCGGctccgcctgccccgccccccgccggggGGGCTCCGGCCCCGGCACCCGCCCCGGCACCCGGCCCCGCCGGGGGAGCCGCGGCTGCGGGGGGCGCCAAGAGCGGGGAGGAGCGACTGAAAGAGATGGAGGCGGAGATGGCGCT GTTtgagcaggaggtgctgggggcccCTGTTTCCCTCCCTCCTGGGGCTCCAGTGGTTGAGGCTGTTCCAGTAGCTCTGGCAGTGCCAGCTGTGCCCGCGGTGCCCCCAGTCCCAGTGATCCGGCCCATTATTGCCACCAACACCTACCAGCAG GTCCAGCAGAGCTTAGAAGCCCGAGCGGCTGCTGCAGCCACCGTTGTGGCCCCCATTGTTGCCCCCCCGGTGCCGTTTGTGGGACCAG TTGTCCCTCCACAGAGGCCTCCCATCCTTCGGCCAGCCTTTGTGCCTCACGTCCTGCAGCGATCCG GTGCTCCCAGGCCCCTGGCAATGCGCCCGCCTCACCACCCTGCTATGGTGGGGCCCCCCATGCCCGGTCCCCAGGGCCCACAGATGATGATGGGCCCCCCCATGCAAAGGCCCCCTGGCCCACCCCTAGGGCCCATAGGACCGATGAGGACTGGCCCTCCG GTGGGACCCGGGGTCCCCGTCGGGCCGATCACACCTCTCATGTCGGTTCCCCGCCCCCCCGTCATGGCCGCTCCGAAGATAAACCCCATGGTGATCCAGGCAGCCCCCACCGTGTATTCTGCCCCACCCGTGAAAAAGCAGGag gaggagttgcgggagCCACCCCCACCAGTCGTGGTGGAGGAGAAGGAGCCatgtgggctggaggaggctatGATCGGCCCCAGCATGCCCGAGATGGAGCCTGTGATGCCAGAGGTCAGGGTCCTGCCGCCACTGCGAATGCCAGAGCTGGGGCCCATCCGGGGGCGGCGGCCCAGGGGCCCCGAAGCCGGATTTGCACCAATGGAG cccatggTGGAGCCAGTAGTTGAGGACAAAAAGAAAACCAGGCAGGAGAAGCTGAAGCGCTGCATTCGCAcggcagctgggagctgctgggaggATTCCAGCTTGCTGGAGTGGGACCCTG ACGACTTCCGGATCTTCTGCGGGGACCTGGGCAACGAAGTGAACGACGACATCCTGGCCAGGGCCTTCAGCCGCTACCCGTCCTTCCTCAAAGCCAAGGTGATCCGGGACAAGCGCACCGGCAAGACCAAAGGCTACGGCTTCGTCAGCTTCAAGGACCCCAACGACTATGTCCGCGCCATGCGTGAGATGAACG GGAAGTACGTGGGCAGCCGCCCCATCAAGCTGCGCAAGAGCATGTGGAAGGATCGCAACATCGACGTGGTGCGCAAGAAGCAGAAAGAGAAGAAGAAGCTGGGCCTGAGATag
- the RBM42 gene encoding RNA-binding protein 42 isoform X2: MAAPPAPPPAGGAPAPAPAPAPGPAGGAAAAGGAKSGEERLKEMEAEMALFEQEVLGAPVSLPPGAPVVEAVPVALAVPAVPAVPPVPVIRPIIATNTYQQVQQSLEARAAAAATVVAPIVAPPVPFVGPVNFSAGERCRIDSPESRSPLFIRRAVVPPQRPPILRPAFVPHVLQRSGAPRPLAMRPPHHPAMVGPPMPGPQGPQMMMGPPMQRPPGPPLGPIGPMRTGPPVGPGVPVGPITPLMSVPRPPVMAAPKINPMVIQAAPTVYSAPPVKKQEEELREPPPPVVVEEKEPCGLEEAMIGPSMPEMEPVMPEVRVLPPLRMPELGPIRGRRPRGPEAGFAPMEPMVEPVVEDKKKTRQEKLKRCIRTAAGSCWEDSSLLEWDPDDFRIFCGDLGNEVNDDILARAFSRYPSFLKAKVIRDKRTGKTKGYGFVSFKDPNDYVRAMREMNGKYVGSRPIKLRKSMWKDRNIDVVRKKQKEKKKLGLR; the protein is encoded by the exons ATGGCGGctccgcctgccccgccccccgccggggGGGCTCCGGCCCCGGCACCCGCCCCGGCACCCGGCCCCGCCGGGGGAGCCGCGGCTGCGGGGGGCGCCAAGAGCGGGGAGGAGCGACTGAAAGAGATGGAGGCGGAGATGGCGCT GTTtgagcaggaggtgctgggggcccCTGTTTCCCTCCCTCCTGGGGCTCCAGTGGTTGAGGCTGTTCCAGTAGCTCTGGCAGTGCCAGCTGTGCCCGCGGTGCCCCCAGTCCCAGTGATCCGGCCCATTATTGCCACCAACACCTACCAGCAG GTCCAGCAGAGCTTAGAAGCCCGAGCGGCTGCTGCAGCCACCGTTGTGGCCCCCATTGTTGCCCCCCCGGTGCCGTTTGTGGGACCAG TGAACTTCAGCGCTGGCGAGAGGTGCCGGATTGACAGCCCCGAGAGCCGAAGCCCCCTCTTCATCCGCAGGGCAG TTGTCCCTCCACAGAGGCCTCCCATCCTTCGGCCAGCCTTTGTGCCTCACGTCCTGCAGCGATCCG GTGCTCCCAGGCCCCTGGCAATGCGCCCGCCTCACCACCCTGCTATGGTGGGGCCCCCCATGCCCGGTCCCCAGGGCCCACAGATGATGATGGGCCCCCCCATGCAAAGGCCCCCTGGCCCACCCCTAGGGCCCATAGGACCGATGAGGACTGGCCCTCCG GTGGGACCCGGGGTCCCCGTCGGGCCGATCACACCTCTCATGTCGGTTCCCCGCCCCCCCGTCATGGCCGCTCCGAAGATAAACCCCATGGTGATCCAGGCAGCCCCCACCGTGTATTCTGCCCCACCCGTGAAAAAGCAGGag gaggagttgcgggagCCACCCCCACCAGTCGTGGTGGAGGAGAAGGAGCCatgtgggctggaggaggctatGATCGGCCCCAGCATGCCCGAGATGGAGCCTGTGATGCCAGAGGTCAGGGTCCTGCCGCCACTGCGAATGCCAGAGCTGGGGCCCATCCGGGGGCGGCGGCCCAGGGGCCCCGAAGCCGGATTTGCACCAATGGAG cccatggTGGAGCCAGTAGTTGAGGACAAAAAGAAAACCAGGCAGGAGAAGCTGAAGCGCTGCATTCGCAcggcagctgggagctgctgggaggATTCCAGCTTGCTGGAGTGGGACCCTG ACGACTTCCGGATCTTCTGCGGGGACCTGGGCAACGAAGTGAACGACGACATCCTGGCCAGGGCCTTCAGCCGCTACCCGTCCTTCCTCAAAGCCAAGGTGATCCGGGACAAGCGCACCGGCAAGACCAAAGGCTACGGCTTCGTCAGCTTCAAGGACCCCAACGACTATGTCCGCGCCATGCGTGAGATGAACG GGAAGTACGTGGGCAGCCGCCCCATCAAGCTGCGCAAGAGCATGTGGAAGGATCGCAACATCGACGTGGTGCGCAAGAAGCAGAAAGAGAAGAAGAAGCTGGGCCTGAGATag
- the RBM42 gene encoding RNA-binding protein 42 isoform X3 — protein sequence MAAPPAPPPAGGAPAPAPAPAPGPAGGAAAAGGAKSGEERLKEMEAEMALFEQEVLGAPVSLPPGAPVVEAVPVALAVPAVPAVPPVPVIRPIIATNTYQQVQQSLEARAAAAATVVAPIVAPPVPFVGPVVPPQRPPILRPAFVPHVLQRSAGAPRPLAMRPPHHPAMVGPPMPGPQGPQMMMGPPMQRPPGPPLGPIGPMRTGPPVGPGVPVGPITPLMSVPRPPVMAAPKINPMVIQAAPTVYSAPPVKKQEEELREPPPPVVVEEKEPCGLEEAMIGPSMPEMEPVMPEVRVLPPLRMPELGPIRGRRPRGPEAGFAPMEPMVEPVVEDKKKTRQEKLKRCIRTAAGSCWEDSSLLEWDPDDFRIFCGDLGNEVNDDILARAFSRYPSFLKAKVIRDKRTGKTKGYGFVSFKDPNDYVRAMREMNGKYVGSRPIKLRKSMWKDRNIDVVRKKQKEKKKLGLR from the exons ATGGCGGctccgcctgccccgccccccgccggggGGGCTCCGGCCCCGGCACCCGCCCCGGCACCCGGCCCCGCCGGGGGAGCCGCGGCTGCGGGGGGCGCCAAGAGCGGGGAGGAGCGACTGAAAGAGATGGAGGCGGAGATGGCGCT GTTtgagcaggaggtgctgggggcccCTGTTTCCCTCCCTCCTGGGGCTCCAGTGGTTGAGGCTGTTCCAGTAGCTCTGGCAGTGCCAGCTGTGCCCGCGGTGCCCCCAGTCCCAGTGATCCGGCCCATTATTGCCACCAACACCTACCAGCAG GTCCAGCAGAGCTTAGAAGCCCGAGCGGCTGCTGCAGCCACCGTTGTGGCCCCCATTGTTGCCCCCCCGGTGCCGTTTGTGGGACCAG TTGTCCCTCCACAGAGGCCTCCCATCCTTCGGCCAGCCTTTGTGCCTCACGTCCTGCAGCGATCCG caGGTGCTCCCAGGCCCCTGGCAATGCGCCCGCCTCACCACCCTGCTATGGTGGGGCCCCCCATGCCCGGTCCCCAGGGCCCACAGATGATGATGGGCCCCCCCATGCAAAGGCCCCCTGGCCCACCCCTAGGGCCCATAGGACCGATGAGGACTGGCCCTCCG GTGGGACCCGGGGTCCCCGTCGGGCCGATCACACCTCTCATGTCGGTTCCCCGCCCCCCCGTCATGGCCGCTCCGAAGATAAACCCCATGGTGATCCAGGCAGCCCCCACCGTGTATTCTGCCCCACCCGTGAAAAAGCAGGag gaggagttgcgggagCCACCCCCACCAGTCGTGGTGGAGGAGAAGGAGCCatgtgggctggaggaggctatGATCGGCCCCAGCATGCCCGAGATGGAGCCTGTGATGCCAGAGGTCAGGGTCCTGCCGCCACTGCGAATGCCAGAGCTGGGGCCCATCCGGGGGCGGCGGCCCAGGGGCCCCGAAGCCGGATTTGCACCAATGGAG cccatggTGGAGCCAGTAGTTGAGGACAAAAAGAAAACCAGGCAGGAGAAGCTGAAGCGCTGCATTCGCAcggcagctgggagctgctgggaggATTCCAGCTTGCTGGAGTGGGACCCTG ACGACTTCCGGATCTTCTGCGGGGACCTGGGCAACGAAGTGAACGACGACATCCTGGCCAGGGCCTTCAGCCGCTACCCGTCCTTCCTCAAAGCCAAGGTGATCCGGGACAAGCGCACCGGCAAGACCAAAGGCTACGGCTTCGTCAGCTTCAAGGACCCCAACGACTATGTCCGCGCCATGCGTGAGATGAACG GGAAGTACGTGGGCAGCCGCCCCATCAAGCTGCGCAAGAGCATGTGGAAGGATCGCAACATCGACGTGGTGCGCAAGAAGCAGAAAGAGAAGAAGAAGCTGGGCCTGAGATag